One part of the Gossypium raimondii isolate GPD5lz chromosome 1, ASM2569854v1, whole genome shotgun sequence genome encodes these proteins:
- the LOC128042404 gene encoding uncharacterized protein LOC128042404, whose amino-acid sequence MGTVSLSISTSSSGPPIYILTHNEVGTIRQVMLDYLPLLKIYDFYWTNGRKHKVSMDTILGSDNSGSNSGRVLTKSTSLARESRVDQLRNRGVYLINPQVYLIQPWSRTSQKECYDSLDVDNRFP is encoded by the exons atgggaacggtttcgctttccatttctacgtcctcgagtggaccacccatatacattctcactcataacgag gtgggaaccatccggcaagtcatgctcgattacctacctctcttgaagatatacgacttctattggaccaacggtcggaagcacaa agtttcaatggacaccatactgGGATCCGACAATTCAGGTAGTAATTCCGGaagagttcttacaaaatccacaagcttggcacgtgaaagtcgtgttgatcaactacgcaACCGTGGAGTTTATTTGATCAATCCACAAGTTTATTTGATTCAACCGTGGAGCCGCACCAGTCAAAaagagtgctacgacagtttggatgtagacaaccgattcccgtag
- the LOC105785646 gene encoding ubiquitin-conjugating enzyme E2 variant 1A: MGSEGSCVVVPRSFRLLEELERGEKGIGDGTVSYGMDDADDIYMQSWTGTIIGPPNTVHEGCIYQLKLFCGKDYPDNPPSVRFQARINMTCVNQETGVVEPSLFPMLANWQREYTMEDILTQLKKEMMSPQNRKLAQPPEGNEEARLDQKGLPLKCCIF; this comes from the exons ATGGGTTCAGAAGGATCATGTGTTGTtg TACCCAGGAGTTTCAGATTGCTAGAAGAGCTTGAGAGGGGTGAAAAGGGAATTGGAGATGGAACTGTTAGCTATGGGATGGACGATGCTGATGATATATACATGCAGTCATGGACTGGGACTATTATTGGCCCTCCAAAC ACTGTTCACGAAGGATGCATATATCAGTTGAAACTGTTCTGTGGCAAGGATTATCCAGATAATCCACCTAGTGTGAGGTTTCAAGCCCGGATAAACATGACCTGTGTCAATCAGGAAACTGGAGTG GTTGAACCTAGCCTTTTCCCCATGCTTGCTAATTGGCAGAGGGAGTATACAATGGAGGATATATTGACTCAGTTGAAGAAAGAAATGATGTCTCCACAAAACAGGAAGCTTGCTCAGCCTCCTGAAG GCAATGAGGAGGCAAGGCTCGATCAAAAGGGCTTACCACTGAAGTGTTGCATCTTTTGA